CCATTATTCCGCCGATAACAAAATCCTTCCCGTCACCGATCAAGTCAACATCAACCTCAAGCGCATCCTCTAAGAATTTATCTATAAGTATGGGGTGCTCACCGGAAACCTTGGCCGCTTCTTTTATAAACACCTCTAACGTGCTTTCTTCGTATACAATTTCCATTGCACGACCGCCCAATACGTATGATGGCCTTACCAGAACAGGATAGCCTATTTTACGCGCCACTTCCCTTGCCTCAATAAAATTAAATGCTGTTCCGTTCTCCGGCTGCACGATGCCCAATTTTTTTAACATCTGCTGAAATCGCTTCCTATCCTCAGCTATATCTATACTATCTGCGCTGGTACCAAGTAAATTCACGCCCGATTCTCTCAAAGAAACAGCTAAATTTAAAGGGGTTTGCCCTCCGAACTGGACGATTACACCCATAGGCTTTTCAATCTCAATGATATTGGATATATCCTCAAAGGTCAGCGGCTCAAAGTAGAGCTTATCTGATGTATCGTAATCCGTAGATACTGTTTCGGGATTGCAATTGACCATTATGCTTTTTATGCCCTCTTCTTTGAGCGCAAAAGCAGCATGGCAACAACAATAATCAAATTCAATACCCTGACCAATTCTATTAGGGCCTCCGCCTAAAATAATAACTCTCTTCTCTTTCATATCATTTTAACCTTTTCTTAACCTCTGATATTGCCTGAGTTATACTATCAACGCTTATAACTCCGGGTATATCCCAAGAGCCGAGGCTGATTACAGGAATGCCGAACTGTAAACAATAGGCTATTTCCGATAAAGTCCCTGCTTCCCCGGGAAGAGCTATCACAATATCCGCACTCTTAACTACTAATACATTTCTGGCTAAGCCTAACCCTGTAGGTATAACAATATCTATGAATTTGTTAGCGTCGTTCTTTTTGTAACTCGGTATAATACCTATAGTTATACCATTTCCCTCTTTGAATCCCTTATTAACTGCTTCCATTACTCCACTTAAGCCGCCAGAAACCAAAATATCAACCACTTTAGCCAAATTTTTACCTAAATTAAGGGCTAAACACTCCACCCTGCTATTACTTTTGTGCCCACCTATTACCGCGATAACCTTTTTTTGCATATGCTTATTCCTTGTGTTAAGCTTTCAGCTCTTTTAAGCTCGTGCGCCTGGGCCGAATCGAACGGCCACACATGGCTCCGGAGGCCATTGCGCTATCCGTTGCGCTACAGGCGCTCAATAC
This genomic stretch from Candidatus Omnitrophota bacterium harbors:
- a CDS encoding TIGR00725 family protein, with product MQKKVIAVIGGHKSNSRVECLALNLGKNLAKVVDILVSGGLSGVMEAVNKGFKEGNGITIGIIPSYKKNDANKFIDIVIPTGLGLARNVLVVKSADIVIALPGEAGTLSEIAYCLQFGIPVISLGSWDIPGVISVDSITQAISEVKKRLK